One genomic region from Gossypium hirsutum isolate 1008001.06 chromosome D13, Gossypium_hirsutum_v2.1, whole genome shotgun sequence encodes:
- the LOC107918647 gene encoding aspartic proteinase CDR1 → MHNPLFLVLTVIFSSLVVQPVMGAKGFSVELIHRDSPISPFYNASLTSSQILRKNALHSLDRLRHFQSMIDQSAIQSAVTPNGGIYLMKLCFGTPPVDYMAVADTGSDLIWIQCVPCLQPQCYPQGSPPFDPQASSTYKKIPCDSDSCQALPRYQCSNDVNDCQYSYSYGDKSFTKGILSTDTLTFDDSNGQKTAFPTSIFGCGHNNQGKFRSPSAGLVGLGGGPLSLVSQISTQIDNRFSYCLVPRSASSSSKLLFGQEAIISRPGAVSTPLVTKTPQTFYYLSLEGVSIGDKTAQAGSSQGNIIIDSGTTLTYLESSFYSSLETIVKDAIGVDPVKDPSGTFSLCYGAKTNINVPEMVFHFSGADLRLQPENTFRNNDGLLCMLIVPSDSLSIFGNYAQMNFQVEYDLRKRTVSFAPTVCTKQ, encoded by the exons ATGCATAATCCACTTTTTCTTGTGCTTACTGTAATATTCTCCAGCCTGGTGGTTCAGCCAGTAATGGGAGCAAAGGGTTTCAGTGTGGAGCTTATTCATCGTGATTCGCCAATATCTCCTTTCTATAATGCTTCTCTCACCTCATCACAGATCCTAAGAAAAAATGCCCTCCATTCCCTGGACCGTCTCAGACACTTCCAATCCATGATTGATCAAAGCGCCATCCAATCTGCAGTGACTCCAAATGGGGGTATTTATCTGATGAAACTCTGCTTTGGAACCCCGCCAGTTGACTACATGGCCGTTGCAGACACTGGAAGCGACCTTATATGGATACAATGTGTTCCATGTCTTCAACCTCAATGTTATCCACAAGGTTCTCCTCCTTTCGATCCTCAAGCATCTTCCACCTACAAAAAGATTCCTTGCGATTCCGATAGTTGCCAAGCTCTTCCCCGGTATCAGTGCTCCAACGACGTTAATGACTGTCAATACTCGTATAGCTATGGAGACAAGTCATTTACGAAAGGAATCCTCAGCACCGATACCTTGACTTTTGACGACTCCAATGGTCAAAAAACAGCTTTCCCAACATCCATTTTCGGTTGTGGGCACAACAATCAAGGTAAATTCAGAAGCCCAAGTGCTGGTCTTGTTGGCCTGGGAGGAGGGCCATTGTCACTTGTTTCTCAAATAAGCACTCAAATTGATAACAGATTTTCCTACTGCTTGGTTCCTCGCTCTGCGAGTTCCAGTAGTAAACTGTTGTTCGGCCAAGAAGCAATAATTTCTCGTCCTGGGGCTGTTTCCACTCCATTGGTAACCAAAACCCCTCAAACCTTCTACTACCTTAGTCTTGAAGGTGTTAGCATTGGAGACAAGACCGCACAGGCAGGTTCGAGCCAAGGGAATATCATAATCGATTCTGGAACAACACTCACATACCTAGAATCGAGTTTTTATAGCAGCTTAGAGACTATAGTGAAAGACGCCATTGGAGTAGATCCAGTGAAAGATCCTTCAGGAACATTTAGCTTGTGTTATGGGGCAAAGACTAATATCAACGTCCCGGAAATGGTGTTCCATTTCAGTGGTGCTGATCTTCGCTTGCAACCTGAAAACACATTTCGGAACAATGATGGCTTGCTTTGTATGCTGATAGTCCCAAGTGACTCCTTATCTATATTTGGAAACTATGCACAAATGAATTTCCAGG TGGAGTATGATCTTCGGAAGAGAACTGTCTCCTTTGCTCCCACAGTTTGTACCAAACAATAA